The following is a genomic window from Sebastes fasciatus isolate fSebFas1 chromosome 15, fSebFas1.pri, whole genome shotgun sequence.
ACCGATGGCGAGCATTACGAATAATTaaatagaaatagccaatcctCTCACTGATGGTCTTTCTTGCTTATGCAGGTCGTAAAGAGGCCTCAGTATTACTTTGAGACTGTTCCATAACCAGTTAAACAGTAACTTTAAGTGCAGCACTTCTGCTGAAGTGGTTTATTCTAGTGCTCCGAGAGTGAAATaagtgaaaagagagaaagaacgaGGATACAGAATATGATGTCGAGAGGCTGGGTGGAGCAGCGGGCAGGTGACGGCATATATGGCACGCGGTTCAACAGGTGCTGTGGTAAAAGGCAGCgctgacagacaggaagagagatgaATGTTTGGTGTCAAATCGCTCTCTGGCTTCTGTCCGCTGTCAATGAGGTGAAGACAACCAGAAGAAAGCAGAACagtgaaaagaaaatacagaggagaaaaaaaagggaaagaggAAAAAAGCTTGTTGGCCGGGATGCAGGACTTACTGTATTACATCTGTATTTAATAAAAGGCTCAGCAGCATTGATCTGAGCGGGGGGAATATCTCCAAACATCCTGCAGAGCTAAAAGGCCGGTGGGATCGCGGTGCTTGTCTGATGGAGGGCTTCCTGTTTTAAGCACTTAATGAGGAACTGGGGAGAAATTGAACTTCCAGGTCTCCCAGCCTGCACGCTTTCCTGCAAATCATTTATCCAGTTCGCCCCGACATTCACCTGCCACTGCTACATTTGTGCAAGTGTATTCGattttttaaaggtgctttGATAGATtttggccactagggggcagagGAACTCCAGAACAAGCTGACAGACTAACAGCGTCGACATATTATCACATTATCAAGCTGTtataagcagattatttcctaTTTTCACTTCCCAGCTCTATTTATGACCCTCAACCAAATCAGTTGTTTGTcttaaagtttgattgattattaaGTGTAATTTCTCATCAAGCAATGATCTGATAGACTAACTGTTCGCAgcttagcacctttaaggtcCAGACACACccacccgacatcaaagaactagcagcgacgaaggccaccagttgcgcCGCCTAAAGTCGACTTTGTTTCTGACAAAAAGTTGCCCTCGAACACACCttaaagactacagctgacggccgactaccacgtacgttctgagCCTGCGTGAGaagaaataactctccacaccagcaggtggcggtagtctgaatttgtcattcaaaaagggaaaccggaagactgaggacggcggatatacaagccgctgttaggatacgtacatgaaataaagcgccgtttgccgaccattttcacaccactctcacaaaccacttagcttcattccagatggacatgtcactgtgaaaatatccgtgtgttggaattatcagatgagatgaaaatgaaaaatgagaaaagcCTTCTGtgttcctcttgactttactcgttgaaactgaacagccaatcacagtgatttctctcaccgacgggtgCCGCCGCCGagtcaacatgctgaatcggccgaaaaaactGTGCCACGGACAGACTAGAGCCGAAAACTAGGCTGAAAGACCCTCACCGACAGCACCAATCTGTCCGACGGACGACTATCAGCTTGATGTGTCAGGACCTGTAATTTCATCCCTGTAAAAACTGAGATATTTCACTTGATCAACTACTGTGTTTTTTCCATTTGGAGAAACAATTTTTGGTAAATTAGTTATTTACAAAGGCCATGTTGCCTTGTTTGCCCTTGAGCGATTCATTGTGAACCATCTCATTTACAAGTTAATTCCCTCCAGAAGGACGTTTCATTAACTAACCTGTCCATCTTTGACTCTGTGAATCAGCTGAAGGGCAATGAGGTGAAGGTCTCTGCCTCCGTAATGAGCATAACGATAGATATTTGTATTCTAAGTACACGCTGCCGATTATCTTCTGTCTTGAATTGTGTGCGTTGGTAAATTGAAGCTCTCTCCTGACTGTGTATTGAGTTACCAAAAAAACCCTCTTCATTTAATGGAATTAAAATCAATAAAGGCAATTATTATCTGTTAATGTAGAACTGTTGAGTAGGCTGGTTTTATCATTGTAAAATTAACAAACATTGAATCATTGTAAATGAAAATCTAAAACTTGACTTGATAAGATTTCTTTAATCTAGCATAAAGATCAGGTCACTGCACTGAAACTTAAACCCAGAGGACTTTGCAGAAGCATGACCGACTGAACAGTTCAGGAGAAATGAAACTTAGCCTTTGCAGCTTCCTCACCACCTCCTAATGCAACCTTTGTATTGGCTCACCCAGTCAATGATTTGCAAATTAAGGCCACGCAGCCTGGTTATTAAGTGTGTACCAATGTGCTTATCTAGTCTTTGTATGTTTGCGTCTCAGTTTTTACCACCCATTATCAGGTGATCAGTTTGCTTCTGAAACGTGAGCACACTTAGGTTTCGTTCTCCAGCGGGGATAAATAGGCTGCGAGTCGCTCCGGTTCTCATACCTGGCTCATACCTGAAGAACTGAAGACATGGCTCCAACACTGGTGAGTCTCCTGCTGCTGGTCAGTTCGTGTAGATTTAAAGCTGCTTCAATTTAATCTCTAACATGGTAATGTTCTTTTACACTGgcaacatttttaaatacattttagtatttagtagtagtagaccacttacacaccaaaaaactgacaatatcctgatattttcaggtggaatttcattcattcattctttcattcattctcactgtgcaatatcattttccacctgtgtaattttgttaatagtctgtttattgtcaatactgtataaactgctcctatttttatacttctatttaaatggttcatattttgttacactttgtttagctcttttttactgtcttagctgatgcatcttgttttttgcactatcccctttgctgctgttcactgcaaatttccccactgcgggactaataaaggaatatgttATCTCATCTTATATAGATTtgatatagtatatatatagtattcaTGGATTACATCATGTAAATTGATCCAACAGACTTTACTTTGGGTTTTCTGCTGTAAAGCAATGTGTTACTATTTTAGTCAAAGTAAACTAAGACACTAAAGTAACATTAAACACTAAAATATGAAGAACATAGACAGCAAGAACAAACAGGATGAAATGACACAACAAGTGTGATATCGTAATGTTAAGAAGTGCATTTGTCATGTAAGAGAAAACTCCCAAATCTGCCAGTGTTGACTAGTTGGATCTCTGCAGGTACCTTCTTTCCACAACATGTCATGACAAGATCTAAGTAAACTGGGTGTTACTGGGTGTACCCTCACTGTTTTATGATTCATGCCCTGATACATTTATTGATTTAGTATAATGTCAGGCAGGAAAAAGAAGAGACTCATTTCAAGCAGGAACATCCTTATTAAGCcaagttttcttgtaaacaaacaaaggttATGTTTGCACTGTGTATCCTTGAGGTTTAACAAACATATTGAAGGCATTTCTtttctcataaaacatttgctgatttttttttttttaatttttaaaattgtACATTGTTAACATCCACGTTTACTAGCTTGCAATCTTCTTCCCTGCTTTTTTTGTGCATTGCTCCTCTTCTTTGCGTGTTACTGCTGCTAACTGTCAAACACCGCAATGACGCATGCATGTGCACAAACAAAACGGGAACCCACATGTGAAACATTACTCAAAGTCGTCAGAAactcctctagaggacacctttAAGTTCTCGCTGACTACACGCCAAGTTTATTATGTTTAtctatatttaaatttttattgtttttcttatcATTTTAGTTTGACCATGGTGCAAAGCCCGGGGACCTGATCGAGATCTTCCGTGGGTCATATGAGCACTGGGCCGTCTACATCGGTGGAAATGAAGTTGTTCATTTGATTCCTCCAAGTGAGTGAActgttgtatttattatattcattttgGAAAACCATCTATAACATTCTGTCTGCCACATTTTGTTAGTTAAttactaaaataaatacaaggcTTTTGAAGGCGTTATCCTCAGATGGAAATTATCAGCCAATaatgtatgtaaatgtaatataacagtAAAGACAAAGACTTAACGAATGTCAATGTATCCTTTCCCTCTTTGCCTGTATCCCTTTTCTTCTCCAATCCTCTTTATTCTAACTGCCTGTCTCTTCTATTATACAAACACAGGTGTTGATTCGGGCCCTTTCGGTAACCTGTTGATGCTCCTggacagcagcagagcagaggtgAGGCGTCAGAAGATCTGGGAAGTGGTTGGCCGCCATCGTTTTATCATCAACAACCTCCTGGATGACGAGTACCGGCCTCGCGAGCGTCGCATCATCGTGAGGGAGGCATGCAGGATGGTGGGCTGGGAGCTGCCATACTCTACCGTCACTAACAACTGTGAGCACTTTGTCACGGAGCTACGATACGGCAAGCCAGAGTCTCGACAGGTGGGTACCCTGTGGCTTTTATACTTGACTGCTTAAGCCTACATAACAAACAgacttatttgaacccaaaccacgatcttttcctaaacctaaccaagtagttttgttgcctaagaaTATccaaattgtttcctgtgaaaaagtatgtttattttgaaaagacagtgtaTGCATGTTATGATCGGGAAACTGACACGtgcaaaactgacgctagaaaCTGAGAGAAATAAAAGTAATTCTGCCAAAATCAAACCTCTCCACTTTAATCATAACAGAATTTAACAGATGTAGTTGTCACATATTTTATTGATGTTTCAGTGTGAAATCCCTTTATCAAAGTGATGCACAGccctggtgtgtgtgtctgcacctGGATACTGGACGAGTTTATCATATAAGCGTCTCGTTCGTTGTAACAATACACAAATCTAGCCCCAATCTATTTCAGTTGATAAGAAGCAGATGTGGTGCTAAATGAATTGTGATTGCTCATATTTCAAACAACAGACGATGATTAATAAGCTGATTCAAAAAAGCTTGTTTAATCAACCCACTTAGTGCATCTGTCACATTCACTGAGTCGTAGCTATAATTAATTATACAGAAAAGCTTAAAAAAgccattattcatttttttgggCTAGTTTTTATATTGTACGAGCAGTTAAAACTCTAAAACGTTGACATACACGTATGTAGAAATGCTGATATGAAAcctatttttggttcagaa
Proteins encoded in this region:
- the LOC141783590 gene encoding phospholipase A and acyltransferase 4-like: MAPTLFDHGAKPGDLIEIFRGSYEHWAVYIGGNEVVHLIPPSVDSGPFGNLLMLLDSSRAEVRRQKIWEVVGRHRFIINNLLDDEYRPRERRIIVREACRMVGWELPYSTVTNNCEHFVTELRYGKPESRQVDRAAVIGSAAVAGVGIAALGVALFAALLKDDDDDHRRRHHN